CAAGGACCACCGACCTACCAAAGCGCCTCGTACCGCCGAGGCGGTGGGGGTCGCGTCTCAGTCCCTACGGTAAGGGAGGGTATGCAGTCCAACCGCAAGGGGCGCGACGGGTCGCATCATCCAGACCGCAACGAGCAGTTTGAGTTCATCAATGCCTCGGCGGAGGAGTTTCTGGAGCGGGGATGGCCGGTCATCTCAGTGGACACGAAAAAGAAGGAACTGATCGGTCCCTTCAAGAACGCCGGGAGAGAATGGCAAAAAAAGGGCGAGCCGGTTGAGGTGAACATGCACGATTTCCCCGACCCGGAGTTGGGCAAAGTGATCCCCTACGGCGTCTATGACATCGGCCGTAATGAGGGATGGGTCAGCGTCGGCGTCTCGCATGACACAGCACAGTTCGCCGTCGAGGCGATTCGACGGTGGTGGCGGCAAATGGGCCGGCGTGCCTATCCGACGGCCCCAGAGATGCTGCTCACCGCCGACGGGGATGGAAGCAACGGCTCGCGGGTGCGGCTGTGGAAGCTGGAACTGCAGCGTCTGGCCGACGAACTAGGCCTGCGATTGAACGTCCGGCATTTTCCGCCCGGTACCAGTAAATGGAACAAGATCGAGCATCGCATGTTCTGCCACATCACGGAGAACTGGCGAGGTCGCCCCTTGATCAGTCGGCTGGCCGTGGTGGAACTGATCGCGGCCACTCGCACGGCCCAGGGATCGTCGCTTCACGCGGAGTTGGATGAGACCGACTACGAGACCGGCAAGGCCGTCTCTGAGGAACAGATGCGCTCCCTCGCGATCGAGCGCTGCGACTTCCATGGTGAATGGAATTACAGCCTCTCGCCA
This is a stretch of genomic DNA from Gemmatimonadota bacterium. It encodes these proteins:
- a CDS encoding ISAzo13 family transposase, coding for MQSNRKGRDGSHHPDRNEQFEFINASAEEFLERGWPVISVDTKKKELIGPFKNAGREWQKKGEPVEVNMHDFPDPELGKVIPYGVYDIGRNEGWVSVGVSHDTAQFAVEAIRRWWRQMGRRAYPTAPEMLLTADGDGSNGSRVRLWKLELQRLADELGLRLNVRHFPPGTSKWNKIEHRMFCHITENWRGRPLISRLAVVELIAATRTAQGSSLHAELDETDYETGKAVSEEQMRSLAIERCDFHGEWNYSLSPR